A section of the Acidimicrobiales bacterium genome encodes:
- a CDS encoding Gfo/Idh/MocA family oxidoreductase: MGEPVRIAVVGAGYGAKVALPAYQQLEDFEPVAVWSRRPERARELARGNGLALGTADYDELLSFPGLEAVHVATPVFTHVRFAVAAARRGLHVLCEKPLAGNLAEAQHIVAAVRHAGVVGAVGYELRLKDTRRRLVERAREVLGRPRMVSASLVFADHADPYTRPHTWVHDATMGGGRLQGYGVHDLDLLLHLLPPVEAVAAATEVGVPVRTSGGDDLLPVTAEDAYGILLRFEGGGLGVVSLVATARHDRGDVIELHGDRGSVRLDADRRVWWGRAGEELRCEGPLDDSPATAFERLARNFAAAIRDDAPPDPSLEEALRVQSVYDAVRTAAVERRWVRPVPVVGTD, from the coding sequence ATGGGCGAACCCGTCAGGATCGCGGTCGTCGGAGCCGGCTACGGCGCCAAGGTCGCGCTGCCCGCCTACCAGCAGCTGGAGGACTTCGAGCCGGTGGCGGTGTGGTCCCGACGTCCCGAGCGGGCACGGGAACTGGCCCGGGGCAACGGTCTCGCGCTCGGGACGGCGGACTACGACGAGCTGCTGTCGTTCCCGGGCCTCGAGGCCGTCCACGTCGCCACGCCGGTGTTCACCCACGTGCGGTTCGCCGTGGCCGCAGCGCGCCGAGGACTCCACGTGTTGTGCGAGAAGCCCCTCGCCGGCAACCTCGCCGAGGCGCAGCACATCGTCGCCGCGGTCCGCCACGCCGGCGTGGTGGGGGCCGTCGGCTACGAGCTGCGGCTCAAGGACACCCGTCGTCGCCTCGTCGAACGCGCCCGCGAGGTGCTCGGGCGTCCACGCATGGTGTCGGCGTCGCTCGTGTTCGCCGACCACGCCGACCCCTACACCCGCCCACACACCTGGGTCCACGACGCCACCATGGGGGGCGGCCGGCTCCAGGGTTACGGCGTCCACGACCTCGACCTGCTGCTGCACTTGCTCCCACCCGTCGAGGCCGTGGCGGCGGCCACCGAGGTCGGCGTGCCCGTGCGCACCTCGGGAGGCGACGACCTCCTCCCCGTCACCGCCGAGGACGCCTATGGCATCCTGCTCCGCTTCGAAGGAGGCGGCCTCGGCGTGGTGAGCCTGGTGGCGACCGCCCGCCACGACCGGGGCGATGTCATCGAGCTCCACGGCGACCGGGGCTCGGTCCGCCTGGACGCCGACCGCCGGGTCTGGTGGGGACGGGCGGGCGAGGAGCTGCGGTGCGAAGGCCCGCTCGACGACAGCCCGGCAACCGCATTCGAGCGGCTCGCCCGCAACTTCGCGGCCGCCATCCGGGACGACGCCCCTCCCGATCCCTCCCTGGAGGAGGCCCTGCGGGTGCAGTCCGTCTACGACGCCGTCCGGACCGCAGCGGTGGAGCGCCGCTGGGTGCGCCCCGTGCCCGTGGTCGGCACCGACTGA
- a CDS encoding triose-phosphate isomerase family protein has translation MRYVLANWKMYPTVDEARSVLAGVQARLADRLAAESTLPRVIVCPPFVALAALRGLADDRVVRLGAQNCHWEPRGPYTGEISTSMLRGLVEYVMVGHSERRAAGETDEQIAAKVAAVAGAGLVPIVFVGEDEVGDDPRQAAHERLGRALARADPATQPLLVVYEPAWAIGGREPAPPDRVRRAVDHLKGALVRLGTPDPVVLYGGAVDEDDIEPLLSLDNLDGVGATRATLDPESFLHIIEQVAGRP, from the coding sequence ATGCGGTACGTCCTCGCCAACTGGAAGATGTACCCGACGGTGGACGAGGCCCGTTCGGTGCTCGCCGGCGTCCAGGCCCGTCTCGCCGACCGGCTCGCCGCCGAGTCCACCCTGCCCCGCGTCATCGTGTGCCCACCGTTCGTCGCCCTGGCGGCGCTGCGAGGGCTGGCCGACGATCGCGTCGTGCGGCTGGGCGCGCAGAACTGCCACTGGGAGCCGCGTGGCCCGTACACGGGGGAGATCTCGACCTCCATGCTGCGCGGGCTGGTGGAGTACGTCATGGTCGGCCACAGCGAGCGGCGCGCCGCCGGCGAGACGGACGAGCAGATCGCCGCCAAGGTGGCTGCCGTCGCGGGAGCCGGCCTCGTCCCCATCGTGTTCGTCGGCGAGGACGAGGTGGGCGACGACCCCCGCCAGGCGGCGCACGAGCGGTTGGGGCGGGCGCTGGCGCGCGCCGACCCGGCGACGCAGCCCTTGCTCGTCGTCTACGAGCCGGCGTGGGCGATCGGCGGCCGGGAACCGGCGCCCCCTGACCGCGTCCGACGGGCCGTCGACCACCTCAAGGGGGCGCTCGTCCGACTCGGCACGCCGGACCCCGTCGTGCTCTACGGGGGTGCGGTCGACGAGGACGACATCGAACCGCTCCTGAGCCTCGACAACCTCGACGGGGTGGGCGCCACCAGGGCGACCCTCGACCCGGAGAGCTTCCTCCACATAATCGAGCAGGTGGCGGGCCGACCGTGA
- a CDS encoding integrase core domain-containing protein, with protein sequence MPQTTGRRSPKKLSAETKWEIFLQVTTGETTQADAARRWGVDVSTIIGIRRTVKDAALAALARPGTAGQGAGLAAGGGPGRDRPADRGHQGPGHRAGRGQGKSRLGLTGPLPARVPAEVKELVLKSVDEAVAHGFVHHWVCSLWGVSDDRVHRWRARRLQMGTLVDRSPGGSPVHGLVPAEVKAILAVAEQWGPVDRSHRKLAHRGSYTGTVWVSPSTFRRVLAAHGLVLPEPPMRTPSTRKPWPDWLVWEPNRIWIWDVTHFTRARRAVFAIVDMVSRRWIDTLVSVEETASQVVVVFEHALEAEGLLAHLTDERLDLDPDDPRRPILLAVSDNGPQMTAHDTRAFMALMAIAQHHGRPHTPTDQAWIESFFGHIKTEWPHLEDIADPVVLESELARVRVEYNTVRLHEAIGYVTPDDEHHGRGEAIREARRQGLARAREERLAYHRRTDTDHPEETS encoded by the coding sequence GTGCCGCAGACGACTGGCCGACGGTCACCGAAGAAGCTGTCGGCGGAGACCAAGTGGGAGATCTTCCTGCAGGTGACGACGGGCGAGACCACCCAGGCCGACGCCGCCCGCCGGTGGGGCGTGGACGTGTCGACGATCATCGGCATCCGCCGCACCGTGAAAGACGCCGCCCTGGCTGCCCTGGCCCGCCCCGGGACGGCCGGCCAAGGAGCGGGACTGGCAGCTGGAGGCGGCCCGGGCCGAGATCGGCCAGCTGACCGAGGCCATCAAGGCCCAGGCCATCGAGCTGGCCGTGGCCAGGGGAAAAGCCGTCTGGGGCTGACCGGACCCCTCCCGGCGCGGGTCCCCGCCGAGGTCAAGGAGCTGGTCCTCAAGAGCGTCGACGAGGCGGTGGCGCACGGCTTCGTGCACCACTGGGTCTGCTCGCTGTGGGGTGTCTCCGACGACCGGGTGCACCGCTGGCGGGCCCGCAGGCTCCAGATGGGCACCCTGGTGGACCGCTCGCCCGGGGGCTCCCCCGTCCACGGCCTGGTGCCGGCCGAGGTGAAGGCCATCCTGGCGGTGGCCGAGCAGTGGGGACCGGTCGACCGCAGCCACCGCAAGCTGGCCCATCGGGGCTCCTACACCGGCACCGTGTGGGTGTCGCCGTCCACGTTCCGGCGCGTTCTGGCTGCTCACGGCCTCGTCCTGCCCGAGCCACCGATGCGCACGCCGAGCACCCGCAAGCCCTGGCCGGACTGGTTGGTGTGGGAGCCGAACCGGATCTGGATCTGGGACGTGACGCATTTCACCCGGGCCCGGCGGGCGGTGTTCGCCATCGTCGACATGGTGAGCCGGCGCTGGATCGACACCCTGGTCAGCGTCGAGGAGACGGCCTCGCAGGTGGTGGTGGTCTTCGAACACGCCCTGGAGGCCGAGGGCCTGCTCGCCCACCTCACCGACGAGCGCCTCGACCTCGACCCCGACGACCCCCGCCGGCCCATCCTGCTCGCCGTGTCGGACAACGGGCCGCAGATGACGGCGCACGACACCCGGGCGTTCATGGCCCTCATGGCGATCGCCCAGCACCACGGCCGCCCGCACACACCCACCGACCAGGCATGGATCGAGAGCTTCTTCGGCCACATCAAGACGGAGTGGCCCCACCTCGAGGACATCGCCGATCCCGTCGTGCTGGAGAGCGAGCTCGCCCGGGTGCGGGTCGAGTACAACACCGTCCGCCTGCACGAGGCCATCGGCTACGTCACGCCCGACGACGAGCACCACGGGCGTGGCGAAGCGATCCGCGAGGCCCGCCGGCAGGGTCTCGCCCGAGCCCGGGAGGAAAGGCTCGCCTACCATCGCCGGACCGACACTGACCACCCCGAGGAGACCTCGTGA